The genomic segment GTTTTGGTCTGGAAGGAAAGGCGCAATTGCGCGCCATGATTGAAGCGAAGAAAAGAGGTGTGACCATTACTCCGGTCTGGAATAAATCGTTTCGCGAACACAAAAATGTGAAAACCGAACCGGTTTCTGTGCAGCAAGAAGCCGACGAAGCAGTGAAAAGCCTCAACTGGACAGATGACTATTTCATCGATGCGGATCATGTGAACATGTCCAATATCGACTATTTTATTTCGTGCAGTAATTTTTTCACCATCGATGTCGCCGATTATATCGGAAAAGAAGCGGATGAAAAATCGGTTTCCGATTTTGTGGCGAAAAATCAGCATCTTTGCAGAACGATTCAATTGCCCCTTCTCAACAAGGAAATCGAAATGTCGGCGGATCAATTGACGGAGATCGCGAAAAAATATCTTTTTGCCGTGGAGCAGGCAGGTGAGATTTACCGTTATCTGCGCTCAAAAAAATCGGACGATGATTTTGTCGTGGAAATTTCCATGGACGAAACCGACGAACCCCAGTCGCCGAAAGAAATGGCGATGATTTTGGCGGCAATTGCGGGAGAAAAAATTCCTGCGCAGACAGTAGCGCCGAAATTCATTGGTGAATTTTTCAAAGGTATCGACTATGTTGGAGACGTGAATCGTTTTGCAGAAGAATTTGAGCTGGATTTAGCAGTTCTGGAGTGGGCAAAAGAAAAGTTCGATTTACCCGATTCATTGAAATTGAGCGTTCATTCCGGCAGCGATAAATTTTCCATTTACAAAATTATCCGGCAGGGAATTGAAATATTTAATACCGGAATTCATGTGAAAACTGCTGGTACGACGTGGCTGGAAGAAGTCATCGGGCTGGCTGAGGCCGGAGGCAGCGGACTGGAAATCGCCAGGGAAATTTATGCCCGGGCTTTGGAAAGAATCGATGAATTGAGCGCTCCTTACGCCACCGTGATTCGCATCGACCGGGAAAAATTGCCCTCTGCGGTTGAAGTTGAAAAGTGGGACAGCGTGACTTTTGTTGAGACGCTGCGCCATCAGCCGGACAATCCGAAATATAATCCCAATTTCCGCCAGCTCATTCATATTGCTTACAAAATTGCTGCGGAGATGGGCGAAACTTACATTCAGGCGTTGAACGAACACAGGGAAGTGGTTGAGAAAAATGTGACTTACAATATTTTGGAAAATCATTTGAAGCCGCTGTTTTTGGAATGATATTATAAAACCACGAAGACTCAAAGGCACGAAGAAAAAAATAACTTTGTGCCTTCGTGTCTTGGTGGTTGACATTTTTTTGGGAGGTGGTTTTTTCATGGAGTTAGAAGAATTTAAAAATAGTTTTGATTTTACTGGAAGGACCGTGGTCATTACCGGCGGTGCAGGCGTCCTGGGCGGAGAGATCGCCTGCGCGCTCAATCGCTGCAATGCAAATATTGTCATCATTGACAGAAATCTGGAGTTGGCAAAAAAATTATTGCATCGCCTTGATACTTCTTGTGGTCAGGCAATGGTTGTTCACGGAGATGTGTTAAAAAAAGAAACTCTTGAAGAAGCGGCGCAGCAGGTTACAGAACGGTTTGGCGGAATCGATGCGCTGATCAACGCTGCCGGTGGCAATCATCCCGATGCGACTACTTCTGCGGAACGCACATTTTTTGATTTACCCGAAAGCGGATTGGATTTTGTTGTTGACTTGAATTTGAAAGGGACGATTATTACCTGTCAGGCCTTCGGGAAATTTATGGCGGAACAGAAGCAGGGAGTGATTCTCAATATTTCTTCGATGAATGCATTCCGCCCACTGACGCGCATTCCGGCGTATTCCGCAGCCAAGGCCGGAGTGAGCAATTTCACCCAGTGGCTGGCAGTGTACATGGCGCAGGAATTTTCCCCGGAAATCCGTGTCAACGCCATTGCGCCGGGATTTTTCCTGACGGAGCAAAATCGTTATTTGCTCATCGATGAAAAAGGGGGGAATTTGACAGAGCGCGGTAAGAAAATCATCGAGCATACGCCAATGGGCAGATTTGGAGAACCCGGAGACTTGATAGGTGCTGCATTGTGGTTGTTGTCTTCAGCCGCAGCTTTTGTGACGGGAGTGGTGATACCGATTGATGGCGGATTTTCGGCTTACAGCGGAATTTGAGTTTTTTGATTCGAATAGGTGTACTCCATTTTTGAGGTAGAGCACACCTGATAACTGTTAAAAATATGAGGAGGCAATAATGAATAAAAAAGTAATGGGTGTGATAGGTCTGGGGGTTATGGGACAAAGTCTGGCATTGAATATAGAAAGAAACGGCTATTCCGTTTGTGGGTACGATCTTGACCAGAAAAAATTAGCGCAGACAAGAGAACGTTTTGCCGGTAAAAATGCCAGTGTTGTTAGTACGTTGCAGGAATTTGTCAACGAACTGGAAAAACCGAGAAAAATTCTGCTGATGGTTCCGGCCGGCAAACCTGTGGACAGTGTTATCGAAGAAATAACGCCACTATTAGATGCGGGAGATATCTTGATCGATGGCGGAAATTCCTATTTTGCTGACACTGCGCGGCGATACGCGGATTTGAAAAAGAAAAAAATTCTTTTCATCGGGACGGGCGTCAGCGGCGGCGAGGAAGGTGCGCTGTGGGGACCTTCGATCATGCCCGGCGGAAATCCCGATGCCTGGCCTGCTGTAAAACCCATTTTTCAGGCGATTGCCGCGAAAGTGGAGGATGGCACGC from the Calditrichota bacterium genome contains:
- a CDS encoding SDR family oxidoreductase, translating into MELEEFKNSFDFTGRTVVITGGAGVLGGEIACALNRCNANIVIIDRNLELAKKLLHRLDTSCGQAMVVHGDVLKKETLEEAAQQVTERFGGIDALINAAGGNHPDATTSAERTFFDLPESGLDFVVDLNLKGTIITCQAFGKFMAEQKQGVILNISSMNAFRPLTRIPAYSAAKAGVSNFTQWLAVYMAQEFSPEIRVNAIAPGFFLTEQNRYLLIDEKGGNLTERGKKIIEHTPMGRFGEPGDLIGAALWLLSSAAAFVTGVVIPIDGGFSAYSGI